A single Caretta caretta isolate rCarCar2 chromosome 2, rCarCar1.hap1, whole genome shotgun sequence DNA region contains:
- the LOC142070736 gene encoding uncharacterized protein LOC142070736: protein MQSSSAQVTMMESQNRKRAPAWTKREVRDLIAVWGEESVLSELRSSFRNAKTFLKISQGMKDRGHNRDPKQCRVKLKELRQAYQKTREANSRSGSEPQTCRFYDELHAILGGSATTTPAVLFDSFNGDGGNTEVGFGDEEDDDEEVVDSSQQASGETGFPDSQELFLTLDLEPVPPEPTQGCLLDSAGGEGTSAACVSMITGSSPSQRLVKLRKKKKHTRDEMFSELMLSSHTDRAQTNAWRQIMSECRKAQNDREERWRAEESKWRAEESKWQAEDRAEAQRWRQRDERRQDSMLRLLQDETSMLQCMVELQPLCNQPPSSPSSIASTPRRPRTRWGGLRPTSHSTTEDCPKKRRLSFNKF from the exons atgcagagctcatcagcacaggtgactatgatggagtcccagaatcgcaaaagagctccagcatggaccaaacgggaggtacgggatctgatcgctgtttggggagaggaatccgtgctatcagaactccgttccagttttcgaaatgccaaaacctttctgaaaatctcccagggcatgaaggacagaggccataacagggacccgaagcagtgccgcgtgaaactgaaggagctgaggcaagcctaccagaaaaccagagaggcgaacagccgctctgggtcagagccccaaacatgccgcttctatgatgagctgcatgccattttagggggttcagccaccactaccccagccgtgttgtttgactccttcaatggagatggaggcaatacggaagtaggttttggggacgaagaagatgatgatgaggaggttgtagatagctcacagcaagcaagcggagaaaccggttttcccgacagccaggaactgtttctcaccctagacctggagccagtaccccccgaacccacccaaggctgcctcctggactcagcaggcggagaagggacctctg ctgcatgtgtttcaatgatcacaggatcttctccttcccagaggctagtgaagcttagaaagaaaaaaaaacacactcgcgatgaaatgttctccgagctcatgctgtcctcccacactgacagagcacagacgaatgcgtggaggcaaataatgtcagagtgcaggaaagcacaaaatgaccgggaggagaggtggagggctgaagagagtaagtggcgggctgaagagagtaagtggcaggctgaagacagggctgaagctcaaaggtggcggcagcgtgatgagaggaggcaggattcaatgctgaggctgctgcaggacgaaaccagtatgctccagtgtatggttgagctgcagcccctctgtaaccaaccgccctcctccccaagttccatagcctccacacccagacgcccaagaacgcggtgggggggcctccggccaaccagccactccaccacagaggattgcccaaaaaaaagaaggctgtcattcaataaattttaa